TTTCAGCTTGATTTGGCATATGCACCACCATTTTCATCTGCAAAGGATCCAATTCACTATGTTGGCATGGTTATGTCAAACTTCCTTGATAGGAAAAAGTTTAACTGCACACAGGAAAAGCTTCTTCAGAAGATGAAAAACGGTGAAGATTTTATTGTGCTTGATGTGAGAACACCTGAGCAGTATCAGAAGAAACATATAAAGGGCGCAATCAACATTCCGCTTGAAATGATATATCAAAATATGAACCAGCTTCCAAAAGATAAGCCAATAATTGTATACTGTAACAGCGGTGTTAGTTCAAACATAGCACAGAATATTTTGCAGCAAAACGGGTTTAGAAAGGTATACAATCTTTCTGGTGGAATATCAAATGTAACCCTTCCAGAACTTCTTGAAGTGGATGAAGAGTAGGGTGTGAGGCAAATAGACCTTACACCTTTTTCTTTTTTGCCAATAATTTAAAAAAGATTGCCCATACAAGTGCTACCAGAGCAGCCACAGCACAAATTGCAGCCCAGAAGAGTCTCATATCTTTTTTGTACAAAAAGCTAAAGAAGTTAAATCCGTACCAGTAGAAATATACATAAAAGGTAGCCCAGATTGTATCACCGATAAACGATGAGATTGCATATTCGTAAAAGTTCATCTTGCTAATTCCTGCCAGGAAAATAATAGGTGTGCGCGGTATGCCAATTATTCTTGCAACCGGGACAGCAAATATTCCATACTTTACAAAAAAATTGTTGACAGAGCTCAGAGTTTCTTTCTTTATTTTCAGCAATTTTTCAAAGAAATTTACAATTGAATTTCTGCCGGTTCTCAAAAGCAGATTGATAATAAGATTTCCACACAGGTTTCCAAGAGAAATTAGCATAATAAGTGCAAAGGGACTGTATTTTTTGAGATTTAAAAGTGCAACCGCACCAAGATAAGCTATCTGGGTTGGGAAAGGT
The Caldicellulosiruptor morganii DNA segment above includes these coding regions:
- a CDS encoding DedA family protein — translated: MIGFLKYLVYEYTAAGIFLILLIEGLGIPFPTQIAYLGAVALLNLKKYSPFALIMLISLGNLCGNLIINLLLRTGRNSIVNFFEKLLKIKKETLSSVNNFFVKYGIFAVPVARIIGIPRTPIIFLAGISKMNFYEYAISSFIGDTIWATFYVYFYWYGFNFFSFLYKKDMRLFWAAICAVAALVALVWAIFFKLLAKKKKV